The following proteins are co-located in the Halococcus salsus genome:
- a CDS encoding universal stress protein gives MTKRVLVPFDDSRQARSALDHALAEYPNDEITVIHVLDPAEWGYDSAEGGLGKRWHDEAIEKSESVEAAATEMADERGVDVTTVVEDGVPSETVVGYADEHDIDHIVVGSHGRSGATRLLLGSVAEAIARSASIPVTIVG, from the coding sequence ATGACGAAACGTGTTCTCGTACCGTTCGACGATTCGAGGCAGGCACGCAGTGCGCTCGACCACGCGCTCGCCGAGTACCCGAACGACGAGATCACCGTGATCCACGTTCTCGACCCCGCCGAGTGGGGCTACGATTCGGCCGAGGGGGGTCTCGGCAAGCGCTGGCACGACGAGGCGATCGAGAAGAGCGAGTCGGTCGAGGCGGCGGCGACCGAGATGGCCGACGAGCGGGGGGTCGACGTCACCACCGTCGTCGAGGACGGCGTCCCGAGCGAGACCGTCGTCGGCTACGCGGACGAACACGACATCGACCACATCGTGGTCGGCAGCCACGGCCGGTCGGGCGCGACACGCCTCCTGCTCGGGAGCGTCGCCGAGGCGATCGCCCGAAGTGCCTCGATCCCCGTGACGATCGTCGGTTGA
- a CDS encoding MaoC/PaaZ C-terminal domain-containing protein — MTTFESLSVGDTYETARRTVTEADVTNFAGVSGDFNHHHTDAERMAGTEYGERIVHGAFVFSAMTGLLWQSRSPDERDDVIAFYGVDSLRFTAPTYIGDTIHVTVEVLEKAKREHPRANGTIRYGITVEKADGETVLACELLSLVR, encoded by the coding sequence GTGACGACCTTCGAGTCGCTCTCGGTCGGCGACACCTACGAGACGGCCCGGCGGACGGTCACGGAAGCCGACGTGACGAACTTCGCGGGCGTGAGCGGCGACTTCAACCACCACCACACCGACGCCGAGCGGATGGCGGGGACCGAGTACGGCGAGCGGATCGTCCACGGCGCGTTCGTCTTCTCGGCGATGACGGGGCTGCTCTGGCAGTCCCGGAGCCCGGACGAACGCGACGACGTCATCGCCTTCTACGGGGTCGATTCGCTGCGCTTCACCGCCCCCACCTACATCGGCGATACGATCCACGTCACGGTCGAGGTGCTCGAAAAAGCCAAGCGCGAGCACCCGCGCGCGAACGGCACGATCCGCTACGGGATCACCGTCGAGAAAGCCGACGGCGAGACCGTGCTCGCGTGCGAACTCCTCTCGCTGGTTCGGTAG
- a CDS encoding lamin tail domain-containing protein codes for MKPLAAVLLGLLVVLAGCSQLAGPVDETATPAGPIEGTAAPPNGSQPAAATETRVPTTEAPTATRTATATATATATATRTATATRTPTVTATQTPMPTVTRTVTATTRPTTDLPSATRTPSRPPTATAAGNGSGSRALALVSVDAANETAVLRNTGQRRLNLDGYAVDFDDGQRYALPPYSLGSGATVMVHTGRGDDTRGDLYAGFLYPVINDGGDTVLVEAPNGRIVAAERVGGN; via the coding sequence ATGAAGCCGCTCGCCGCCGTCCTCCTCGGACTGCTCGTCGTGCTCGCGGGCTGTTCACAGCTCGCCGGGCCGGTCGACGAGACCGCGACGCCCGCGGGCCCCATCGAGGGCACCGCCGCACCGCCGAACGGCAGCCAGCCCGCGGCCGCCACCGAGACCCGAGTGCCGACCACGGAAGCGCCGACCGCAACGCGAACCGCGACGGCAACAGCGACGGCGACGGCGACCGCGACGCGAACCGCAACAGCGACACGAACGCCGACGGTGACGGCGACACAGACCCCGATGCCGACGGTAACGCGAACCGTCACGGCTACCACGAGACCGACGACGGATCTTCCGTCGGCGACACGGACCCCGTCGCGACCCCCGACGGCGACCGCAGCGGGGAACGGGTCGGGATCGAGGGCGCTGGCGCTCGTCTCGGTCGACGCCGCGAACGAGACCGCCGTGCTCCGCAACACGGGCCAGCGGCGGCTGAACCTCGACGGCTACGCCGTGGACTTCGACGACGGCCAGCGCTACGCCCTGCCGCCGTACTCCCTCGGGTCGGGAGCGACCGTCATGGTCCACACCGGCCGGGGCGACGACACCCGCGGCGACCTCTACGCCGGCTTTCTCTATCCGGTGATCAACGACGGCGGCGACACGGTGCTGGTCGAGGCTCCGAACGGACGGATCGTCGCCGCCGAACGGGTGGGCGGAAACTGA
- a CDS encoding CoxG family protein, producing MTVRVERTFEIAAPPERVWEFIADPGKRARPISVVDSFEVHDDTRATWHLSLPLPLVNRTITVETEDTERDPPSHVEFVGRSRVMRVVGEHDLEAVGEGTRLTNRFTVEGKLPGVERFFERNLDGELDNLEAAIRRESEIEV from the coding sequence ATGACTGTTCGTGTCGAACGCACCTTCGAGATAGCCGCCCCGCCGGAACGCGTCTGGGAGTTCATCGCCGATCCAGGGAAACGCGCCCGCCCGATCAGCGTCGTGGACTCCTTCGAGGTGCACGACGACACCCGCGCCACTTGGCACCTCTCGCTGCCGCTGCCGCTCGTCAACCGGACCATCACCGTCGAAACCGAGGACACCGAGCGCGACCCGCCGAGCCACGTCGAGTTCGTCGGGCGGTCACGGGTGATGCGTGTCGTCGGCGAACACGACCTCGAAGCCGTCGGCGAGGGCACCCGGCTCACGAACCGTTTCACCGTTGAGGGGAAGCTCCCCGGCGTCGAGCGGTTCTTCGAGCGCAACCTCGACGGCGAACTCGACAACCTCGAAGCCGCGATCCGGCGCGAGAGCGAGATCGAGGTCTGA
- a CDS encoding DUF7525 family protein produces MATESVTTDRGVGLTVLFVVVGIAGAVVAFVAGLTENQILASWGFAAAMIAGSLAVGAVHLAR; encoded by the coding sequence ATGGCTACCGAAAGCGTCACGACCGACCGCGGGGTCGGACTGACGGTGCTGTTCGTCGTGGTCGGGATCGCGGGCGCGGTCGTCGCGTTCGTCGCCGGGCTCACCGAGAACCAGATCCTCGCCAGCTGGGGGTTCGCCGCGGCGATGATCGCCGGCTCGCTCGCGGTCGGCGCGGTCCATCTCGCGCGATAA
- a CDS encoding 3-hydroxyacyl-CoA dehydrogenase yields METGDIDRVAVLGAGNMGHGITEVVAMGGYDVVMRDIEDEFVESGYENIEWSLGKLADGGKIDDPEGILSRIETTTDLETAVGDADLVIEVAPERMALKKEIYSELDELAPEHAVLASNTSSLSITEIASATDREEQVVGTHFFNPPVKMGLVEVIYGERTSDETAETAYGFAESLGKTPIYVRKDVQGFVVNSVLGPFMTEPAWMVSNDEATVREADAAMVHRRGYPMGPFELADLTGIDIGYSVREEAGITNPPFIEAKVEAGDLGRKTGKGYYDYEDGDGPDYEEGDGEGFDTLRVEARMVNEAAKLVGNDVATPDAVDTGMRLGAGFSEGPCRRADREGLDAILDKLEALHEETGEERFKPADSLRELVEDGHTGVEAGAGFYEYDEGGEPVEGR; encoded by the coding sequence ATGGAAACCGGCGACATCGACCGAGTGGCGGTGCTCGGCGCGGGCAACATGGGTCACGGCATCACCGAGGTAGTCGCGATGGGCGGCTACGACGTGGTGATGCGCGACATCGAAGACGAGTTCGTCGAGTCGGGCTACGAGAACATCGAGTGGAGCCTCGGGAAACTCGCCGACGGGGGGAAAATCGACGATCCTGAGGGGATCCTCTCGCGGATCGAGACCACCACCGACCTCGAAACCGCGGTCGGCGACGCGGACCTCGTGATCGAGGTCGCGCCGGAACGGATGGCGCTCAAAAAGGAGATCTACAGCGAACTCGACGAGCTCGCGCCCGAGCACGCGGTCCTCGCCTCGAACACCTCCTCGCTCTCGATCACCGAGATCGCGAGCGCCACGGATCGGGAGGAGCAGGTCGTCGGGACCCACTTCTTCAACCCCCCGGTGAAGATGGGACTGGTCGAAGTCATCTACGGCGAGCGAACCTCGGACGAGACCGCCGAGACCGCCTACGGATTCGCGGAGTCGCTCGGCAAGACCCCGATCTACGTCCGGAAGGACGTCCAGGGCTTCGTGGTCAACAGCGTGCTCGGCCCGTTCATGACCGAACCCGCGTGGATGGTCTCGAACGACGAGGCCACGGTGCGGGAGGCCGACGCGGCGATGGTCCATCGACGTGGGTATCCGATGGGGCCGTTCGAGCTCGCCGACCTCACCGGGATCGACATCGGCTACTCGGTCCGTGAGGAGGCGGGTATCACCAACCCGCCGTTCATCGAGGCGAAGGTCGAAGCCGGCGACCTCGGTCGCAAGACGGGGAAAGGTTACTACGACTACGAGGACGGCGACGGCCCGGACTACGAGGAAGGCGACGGCGAGGGGTTCGACACGCTTCGAGTGGAGGCCCGGATGGTGAACGAGGCCGCGAAGCTCGTCGGGAACGACGTGGCGACGCCCGACGCGGTCGACACCGGGATGCGCCTCGGCGCGGGCTTCTCCGAGGGCCCGTGTCGCCGGGCCGACCGCGAAGGACTCGACGCGATACTCGACAAACTCGAAGCCCTCCACGAGGAGACCGGCGAGGAGCGCTTCAAACCCGCCGACTCCCTCCGGGAACTCGTCGAGGACGGCCACACCGGCGTCGAGGCGGGTGCGGGCTTCTACGAGTACGACGAGGGCGGCGAACCGGTCGAGGGACGATGA
- a CDS encoding PaaI family thioesterase, whose translation MTELSADQRAGFESVVDEHGLFSWLGIELDAVEDGRVVLRVPYDEKFANLVAGGEGNVHGGVTATLVDTASGFALRSTFEDPAAAQLTTTDLDVSYLRPATDDLTVEAEVLRAGGSMGVTDATVSSTAPNGERKDVAVGRTSYRLFRGSE comes from the coding sequence ATGACCGAGCTCTCGGCGGACCAGCGGGCCGGGTTCGAGTCGGTCGTCGACGAACACGGCCTCTTCTCGTGGCTCGGGATCGAACTCGACGCGGTCGAGGACGGCCGGGTGGTGCTCCGCGTGCCCTACGACGAGAAGTTCGCGAACCTCGTGGCCGGTGGTGAGGGCAACGTCCACGGCGGCGTCACCGCCACCCTCGTCGACACCGCGAGCGGCTTCGCGCTCCGTTCGACCTTCGAGGACCCCGCGGCGGCGCAGCTCACGACCACCGACCTCGACGTCTCGTATCTCCGGCCGGCCACGGACGACCTCACCGTCGAGGCTGAGGTGCTCCGTGCCGGCGGGTCGATGGGCGTCACCGACGCCACGGTCTCCAGCACCGCGCCGAACGGCGAGCGAAAGGACGTCGCTGTCGGCCGGACGAGCTATCGGCTGTTCCGGGGGTCCGAGTGA
- a CDS encoding DUF7123 family protein — MTTYTDEDRRILAYLYDSVSRGDRYFRSKQIADQLGLTAKQVGVRLPRLAEESEDIDIEKWSRAKSTTWRVTLG; from the coding sequence ATGACCACCTACACCGACGAGGACCGGCGGATCCTCGCCTATCTCTACGACAGCGTCTCGCGGGGCGACCGGTACTTCCGCTCGAAGCAGATCGCCGACCAGCTCGGCCTCACCGCCAAGCAGGTCGGGGTCCGCCTCCCCCGGCTCGCCGAGGAATCCGAGGACATCGACATCGAGAAGTGGAGCCGGGCGAAGTCGACCACCTGGCGTGTCACCCTCGGGTAG
- a CDS encoding LEA type 2 family protein, with the protein MGRFTRLLVGLLVLAALLAVALGVVAVAFDRPSIVDSESRIVGVNATTTVVETDLTVSNPNPVAVRLGDATVATNVAMNGIEVGTGTKHGIRLDRGTTDVSLTTVVDNRRIPDWWVTHVRNGERTRVTTTANVTLPVIGRTATLTETTTTRTSITDRLNSSAPRPINASLPLVSDPILVVERTRASWGDVTAETTPLELRTRLRNPTSVPLSITRLDYTVTMNGITVGNGTTGTATTVPAGGQGSLRAETDIRNERLDDWWVTHVQRGQHTDLRISFTAVLSLPGGETVRVPLDGLEYTTAVDTDVLANDSTARTRLGGLPSHEDKHASAVSPNPGR; encoded by the coding sequence ATGGGTCGTTTCACCCGGTTGCTGGTCGGCCTCCTCGTGCTCGCAGCCCTCCTCGCGGTCGCCCTCGGTGTGGTCGCGGTCGCCTTCGACCGGCCGTCGATAGTCGACAGCGAGAGCCGTATCGTCGGCGTCAACGCCACGACAACGGTGGTCGAGACCGACCTCACGGTCTCGAACCCCAACCCGGTCGCGGTCCGACTCGGCGACGCCACGGTCGCCACGAACGTCGCCATGAACGGTATCGAGGTGGGAACCGGCACCAAACACGGGATCCGGCTCGACCGGGGAACCACGGACGTCAGCCTCACGACGGTCGTCGACAACCGGAGGATCCCCGACTGGTGGGTCACTCACGTCCGGAACGGCGAACGCACGCGCGTCACCACCACGGCGAACGTCACGCTACCCGTGATCGGGCGAACCGCGACGCTCACGGAGACGACGACGACGCGGACCTCCATCACCGACCGACTGAACTCGAGCGCGCCGCGTCCGATAAACGCGAGCCTGCCCCTGGTCTCGGACCCGATCCTCGTCGTCGAGCGGACCCGCGCGTCGTGGGGCGACGTCACCGCCGAGACCACGCCGCTCGAACTTCGGACTCGACTTCGCAACCCGACGTCGGTCCCGCTCTCGATCACCCGGCTGGACTACACGGTCACGATGAACGGCATCACGGTCGGCAACGGCACGACGGGCACGGCGACCACCGTCCCCGCCGGCGGACAGGGCAGTCTCCGGGCCGAGACCGACATCCGGAACGAGCGGCTCGACGACTGGTGGGTCACGCACGTCCAGCGCGGCCAGCACACCGACCTCCGGATCTCGTTCACCGCGGTGCTCTCGCTGCCGGGTGGCGAGACCGTCCGGGTCCCGCTCGACGGCCTCGAGTACACGACGGCGGTCGACACCGACGTGCTGGCGAACGACAGCACCGCCCGAACGCGACTCGGGGGCCTCCCGAGCCACGAGGATAAACACGCATCTGCGGTGAGCCCCAACCCCGGTCGATGA
- a CDS encoding phosphate uptake regulator PhoU, whose product MVETRKVQRLGPSTLAMTLPAEWARAHSVEKGDEVSLRTGGKGTLTVLPESAEAEESQATIHAENMDATAVERAIVAQYVLGRRVIHVEVAEGSLDSEHINAVYNAETQLMGLGVIEETPERIAIRCSVDAEDFTLDNLLERLESTGATMRDEAIQALALGNPDFAERALNRERQANKIFVLLLRLIFTAYQNPNLARSVGLDDGFPLIGYRSIAKNLELTADNAEDIAEIALEAPDHTLEVDDPTMRRIREFTGQVDEISELAVRAAVERDFELTLTVRERFAEINDVEGEILTDLPEMDNEALLRVRDVLVSLAQTAQYAVRNAEIATNLALNEESAHTTIT is encoded by the coding sequence ATGGTAGAGACACGAAAGGTTCAGCGGTTGGGGCCGTCGACGCTGGCGATGACCCTCCCAGCGGAGTGGGCCCGCGCTCACAGCGTCGAGAAGGGCGACGAGGTGTCGCTCCGCACCGGGGGGAAAGGCACCCTGACGGTACTGCCCGAATCGGCCGAGGCCGAGGAGTCCCAGGCGACGATCCACGCCGAGAACATGGACGCGACCGCGGTCGAGCGCGCTATCGTCGCCCAGTACGTCCTCGGCCGACGGGTGATCCACGTCGAGGTCGCCGAGGGGAGCCTCGATTCCGAGCACATCAACGCGGTCTACAACGCCGAAACCCAACTGATGGGTCTCGGCGTGATCGAGGAGACCCCGGAACGGATCGCGATCCGGTGTTCGGTCGACGCCGAGGACTTCACGCTCGACAACCTTCTGGAGCGACTCGAATCCACGGGCGCGACGATGCGCGACGAGGCGATCCAGGCGCTGGCGCTCGGCAACCCCGACTTCGCCGAGCGCGCGCTCAACCGCGAGCGCCAGGCCAACAAGATATTCGTCCTCCTCCTCCGGCTGATCTTCACCGCCTACCAGAACCCGAACCTCGCCCGCTCGGTCGGGCTCGACGACGGCTTCCCGCTCATCGGCTACCGTTCGATCGCGAAGAACCTCGAACTCACCGCCGACAACGCCGAGGACATCGCCGAGATCGCGCTCGAAGCTCCCGACCACACCCTCGAAGTCGACGACCCGACGATGCGACGGATCCGGGAGTTCACCGGCCAGGTCGACGAGATCTCCGAACTCGCGGTCCGGGCGGCGGTCGAACGGGACTTCGAGCTCACGCTCACGGTGCGTGAACGCTTCGCCGAGATCAACGACGTCGAGGGCGAGATCCTCACCGACCTCCCCGAGATGGACAACGAGGCGCTCCTGCGGGTGCGCGACGTGCTCGTCAGCCTCGCTCAAACGGCCCAGTACGCCGTCCGCAACGCCGAGATCGCGACGAACCTCGCGCTCAACGAGGAGTCGGCCCACACGACGATCACGTAA